AGACCCTCAGGAGGCGGTACGCACGATACTGGGGCCGTATGGATACGAGGATCATTTGAAGGCGAATCACCCTGAAGATTGGGAAGAACGCGTCGAAAACGTGATGGAGATCCTTTCTCTTATACCGGAAGACGGGGATATATTTCAGATTTTGACAGAAATTCCCCTGTTTACAGACCAGGACAGCCAGGCTGAGAATGTAGACAGTGTGAACCTGCTTACGCTGCACGCGGCTAAGGGACTGGAATTCCCGATAGTATTCCTGATAGGCATGGAGGAGGGGATATTTCCAAGTGCCCGTGCCGTTGCGGGGGAGAGCGACCTTTCAGAGGAGCGGCGCCTATGCTATGTGGGCATGACGCGCGCACGTGAACGCCTCTTTATGAGCGGCGCCGGAAGCCGGCTGCTTTTTGGAGGAATACAGAGGAACACGACATCGCGCTTTATAGGAGAAATACCCGATAGCTGTGCCGAGAGGAATGACGACACACAAGGAGGTACATGGCATGCTGATAATAGGGCTAACGGGCGACGTTGGCGCTGGTAAGAGCACTTTATGCGGTGTCTGGCGGGAGATGGGCGCAGACGTCATTGACGCCGACACTATCGCCAGGGACATGTGGAAGCTGCCGGAGGTCCGGAGCAAAGCTGAAGCGCGCTGGGGCGAGGGTTTCTTTGACGATGAGTGGAAAACGGTGCTTGATAGGATCGCAGCCAAGATATTCTGCGACGACGAAGAATATGAATTTGCATCCGGGCTTCTTCACTCCCCTGCCATAATCGAGGTAAAACGGCGCATTGACAGGTCCGGGGCGTCCTGGGTGGCGGCCGAGATCCCGCTGCTCTACGAGTGCGGGGTCCCCGACTGGATCGATTGTGTGGTCTACGCGGCCGCTCCGCTTGAAAAGAGGGCGGAGCGCAATAAAAGACGCGGCTGGGATGTGGATGAGATCCTGCGCCGCGAAAACAAAATGATGCCCAGAGAAGAAAAAATCAGGCGCGCCGACTGGGTGATCGAGAACATAGGCACAGAGGAAGAGTGGAGGGCAAAGGCAAGGGAGTTAGGCCGGTTTTTCATCGAAAAGTGTGAGAAGGAGCGCGGCAAATAAAGCCGTAAAAATCTGTCATTTCGGCATATTCCTCAGCCGGCCCCCGGCATTTCCAATGTTTCCCCATACGGCTCTTTTCTGAAGGCAGTAAAGTATAGCGGCTCCTATCGCGGCGCCAGGGACGCAGCTTATCAGAAAAGAGACAGAGAAGAATGCGAATCCGATGTTTTTACCGATAAACGGGGCAACTATTACCGAGCTTACCCACGCGCCTATGATCCCGGTCCCTATTGGCTCAGCGAATGCGGCAGCCAGCTTGTACCTGTCGGGCAAAGCCTTTGCGGCCAGTCCGACAAAGAGGGCTCCGAACATGCTTCCGGGGAATGCGAACAGGCTGCCGGTCCCCATCATGTTGCGTATAAGGCTTGTCGTGAACGCTGCGCCTACGGCCCAGAGCGGCCCGAGCATTATGCCCGC
Above is a genomic segment from Synergistaceae bacterium containing:
- the coaE gene encoding dephospho-CoA kinase (Dephospho-CoA kinase (CoaE) performs the final step in coenzyme A biosynthesis.), whose amino-acid sequence is MLIIGLTGDVGAGKSTLCGVWREMGADVIDADTIARDMWKLPEVRSKAEARWGEGFFDDEWKTVLDRIAAKIFCDDEEYEFASGLLHSPAIIEVKRRIDRSGASWVAAEIPLLYECGVPDWIDCVVYAAAPLEKRAERNKRRGWDVDEILRRENKMMPREEKIRRADWVIENIGTEEEWRAKARELGRFFIEKCEKERGK
- the thiW gene encoding energy coupling factor transporter S component ThiW, giving the protein MDPTGNSKRIIFRNAVLAGVLAAAGAVLSVVSIPMGPTKCFPFQHAINVIAGIMLGPLWAVGAAFTTSLIRNMMGTGSLFAFPGSMFGALFVGLAAKALPDRYKLAAAFAEPIGTGIIGAWVSSVIVAPFIGKNIGFAFFSVSFLISCVPGAAIGAAILYCLQKRAVWGNIGNAGGRLRNMPK